The Ischnura elegans chromosome 1, ioIscEleg1.1, whole genome shotgun sequence genome contains a region encoding:
- the LOC124163794 gene encoding uncharacterized protein LOC124163794: protein MFRQSWNSAITDPEKEPMVDLSELQQVIGIDMNAERFVDFDNNLLTSDEDGSLTSNNKEDESCDTDKEVTLICEENKKSYREMLISSKELEDCSLTKGNTDLYNSLHGAIGNVENCILQEKREDRQK, encoded by the exons ATGTTTCGCCAAAGCTGGAATTCTGCCATAACTGATCCCGAGAAAG AGCCAATGGTGGATCTAAGCGAATTGCAGCAAGTAATAGGCATTGACATGAATGCTGAGAGATTTGTGGATTTCGACAACAATCTTCTCACGAGCGATGAAGATGGTTCCTTAACATCCAATAATAAAGAAGACGAAAGCTGTGACACTGACAAAGAAGTGAccttaatatgtgaagaaaataaaaaatcgtatagaGAAATGTTGATCTCATCAAAAGAATTAGAAGATTGCAGTCTCACCAAAGGTAACACTGATTTGTATAACAGCTTACAtggggccattggcaacgtagaaaattgtattctacaggaaaaaagggaagacagacaaaaatga